A genomic window from Micromonospora violae includes:
- the trxB gene encoding thioredoxin-disulfide reductase, with amino-acid sequence MDEVRNLIIIGSGPAGYTAAVYAARANLKPLIIEGVQSGGALMTTTEVENFPGFADGILGPELMDNMRKQAERFGAEFLTDDVTRVELVDTGDAGSGAVSTVWVGETAYRARSIILSTGSAWRPLGVPGEQEYLGHGVSACATCDGFFFRNQHIVVVGGGDSAMEEATFLTRFAESVTIIHRRDSFRASKIMADRALSNEKIKVEWNSTVEEILGDDGKVTGVRVRNVHTGETRVMDVTGVFVAIGHDPRSELFQGQVELDDEGYVKVHAPSTRTNVPGVFAAGDVVDHTYRQAITAAGTGCAAALDAERFIATLS; translated from the coding sequence GTGGACGAGGTCCGCAACCTGATCATCATCGGCTCCGGGCCGGCTGGCTACACAGCGGCCGTCTACGCCGCACGTGCCAACCTGAAGCCGCTGATCATTGAGGGCGTGCAGTCCGGTGGCGCGCTGATGACGACGACCGAGGTGGAAAACTTCCCCGGTTTCGCTGACGGCATCCTCGGCCCCGAGCTGATGGACAACATGCGCAAGCAGGCCGAGCGGTTCGGTGCCGAATTCCTCACCGACGACGTGACCCGGGTCGAGCTGGTGGACACCGGCGACGCCGGCTCCGGTGCGGTGAGCACCGTGTGGGTTGGCGAGACCGCCTACCGGGCACGATCCATCATTCTCTCCACCGGTTCGGCCTGGCGCCCGCTGGGCGTGCCCGGTGAGCAGGAATACCTCGGCCACGGCGTGTCCGCGTGTGCCACCTGCGACGGCTTCTTCTTCCGCAACCAGCACATCGTGGTCGTCGGTGGCGGCGACTCGGCGATGGAGGAGGCCACCTTCCTCACCCGCTTCGCGGAGTCGGTGACCATCATCCACCGCCGCGACTCGTTCCGGGCCAGCAAGATCATGGCCGACCGGGCGCTGAGCAACGAGAAGATCAAGGTCGAGTGGAACAGCACCGTCGAGGAGATCCTCGGCGACGACGGCAAGGTCACCGGCGTACGCGTCCGTAACGTGCACACCGGCGAGACCAGGGTGATGGATGTGACCGGCGTCTTCGTCGCCATCGGTCACGACCCCCGCAGCGAGCTGTTCCAGGGCCAGGTCGAGCTGGACGACGAGGGCTACGTGAAGGTCCACGCCCCGAGCACCCGCACCAACGTGCCCGGTGTCTTCGCTGCCGGCGACGTGGTCGACCACACCTACCGTCAGGCGATCACCGCGGCCGGCACCGGTTGTGCCGCCGCGCTCGACGCCGAACGGTTCATCGCGACGCTCAGCTGA
- the trxA gene encoding thioredoxin, with the protein MGTTKAVTDKSFVADVLQADKPVLVDFWAEWCGPCRKVSPLLEEIAREMGDQVTIVKLNIDENPETARAYRVMSVPTLTVFKNGEPVQSIAGAKPKGELVRLIESAL; encoded by the coding sequence GTGGGAACAACCAAGGCGGTCACGGACAAGAGCTTCGTCGCTGACGTGCTGCAGGCCGACAAGCCGGTGCTGGTGGACTTCTGGGCGGAGTGGTGCGGGCCGTGCCGCAAGGTGTCGCCGCTGCTCGAGGAGATCGCCCGGGAGATGGGTGACCAGGTCACCATCGTCAAGCTCAACATCGACGAGAACCCGGAGACCGCTCGGGCGTACCGGGTGATGTCGGTGCCGACGCTCACCGTCTTCAAGAACGGCGAGCCGGTGCAGTCGATCGCCGGTGCCAAGCCGAAGGGCGAGCTGGTCCGGCTCATCGAATCGGCCCTCTGA
- a CDS encoding N-acetylmuramoyl-L-alanine amidase codes for MRPIRPGDRGPAVTEIRTVLTGLDLLAAAGPHTDEFDLDTERAVRAFQQSRGLSVDGRVGAETWRALDAARWRLGARTLYHAVPEPLSGEDVRSLQERLLEMGYDVGRADAIYGVRTSRAVAQFQREVGLTPDGSCGPHTMNALRRIGRKVVGGRPQWLRESDAIRQSGPALVGKTVVIDPGHGGTDPGMVVPDGSLRWTEADLVHDLASRLEGRLAASGVRVQLTRGPSPDSCLPDTDRALLANSLGADVFISLHLDGHANPEAEGVATYHYGTDNGVSATGERLAGLVQREIVARTGLRDCRTHAKTWELLRLTRMPAVRVEVGYLTSPTDRARLVDPRFRDRVVEAIVAAVQRMYYPIERDVPTGSLDVSELRAVVTAGTVVD; via the coding sequence GTGCGTCCGATCCGACCCGGTGACCGGGGACCCGCGGTCACGGAGATCCGTACCGTCCTGACCGGCCTCGACCTGCTCGCCGCCGCCGGCCCACACACCGACGAGTTCGATCTCGACACCGAGCGGGCGGTCCGCGCGTTCCAGCAGTCGCGGGGGCTCAGCGTGGACGGCCGGGTCGGAGCGGAGACCTGGCGCGCTCTGGATGCCGCCCGCTGGCGGCTCGGCGCCCGCACCCTCTACCACGCGGTCCCCGAGCCGCTCAGCGGCGAGGACGTCCGGTCGTTGCAGGAACGACTGCTGGAGATGGGGTACGACGTGGGCCGCGCCGACGCGATCTACGGTGTCCGGACGTCGCGGGCGGTGGCCCAGTTCCAGCGCGAGGTCGGGCTCACCCCGGACGGCTCCTGCGGCCCGCACACCATGAACGCGCTGCGCCGCATCGGTCGCAAGGTGGTCGGAGGCCGGCCGCAGTGGCTCCGCGAATCCGACGCGATCCGGCAGTCCGGGCCGGCGCTGGTCGGCAAGACCGTCGTGATCGACCCGGGGCACGGAGGCACCGACCCCGGGATGGTGGTGCCCGACGGCTCACTGCGCTGGACGGAGGCGGACCTGGTGCACGACCTGGCCAGCCGGTTGGAGGGGCGGCTCGCCGCCTCCGGGGTGCGGGTGCAGCTCACCCGGGGCCCGTCGCCGGACAGTTGCCTGCCGGACACCGACCGGGCCCTGCTCGCCAACTCCCTCGGCGCCGACGTGTTCATCTCGCTGCACCTGGACGGCCACGCCAACCCGGAGGCGGAGGGTGTCGCCACCTACCACTACGGCACCGACAACGGGGTGTCAGCGACGGGTGAACGCCTGGCCGGGTTGGTGCAGCGGGAGATCGTCGCGCGCACCGGGTTGCGGGACTGCCGTACCCACGCCAAGACGTGGGAGCTGCTGCGACTGACGCGGATGCCCGCCGTCCGGGTCGAGGTCGGTTACCTCACCTCGCCGACGGACCGCGCCCGCCTTGTCGACCCCCGGTTCCGGGACCGGGTGGTGGAGGCGATCGTGGCCGCCGTGCAGCGGATGTACTACCCGATCGAACGAGACGTCCCGACCGGGTCGCTCGACGTCAGCGAGCTGCGCGCCGTCGTGACCGCCGGCACGGTGGTCGACTGA
- a CDS encoding GNAT family N-acetyltransferase gives MSRRLVSLTLDTLEDLPLPCRQCVYWELDPVSADRACAAGDPGLEKEAWVSQTLLEWGSCGKLAYVDGMPAGFVMYAPPAYVPRSMAFPTSPVSADAALLMTANVVAPFAGGGLGRMLVQGVARDLTKRGIKAIEAFGDAKFGDADDPAGGCVAPVDFFLSVGFKTVRPHPRFPRLRLELRTALSWKSDVEYALEKLLGSMSPETLLRPVRPAPATRSTNG, from the coding sequence ATGTCGCGACGTCTGGTCAGCCTGACCCTCGACACGTTGGAGGATCTTCCGCTCCCGTGCCGGCAGTGCGTCTACTGGGAGCTCGATCCGGTCTCCGCGGACCGGGCCTGCGCTGCCGGCGACCCGGGCCTGGAGAAGGAGGCGTGGGTCTCCCAGACGCTGCTGGAGTGGGGCTCCTGCGGCAAGCTCGCTTACGTCGACGGCATGCCGGCCGGCTTCGTGATGTACGCCCCGCCCGCCTACGTGCCCCGTTCGATGGCGTTCCCGACCTCACCGGTCTCCGCGGACGCGGCACTGTTGATGACCGCCAACGTGGTCGCCCCGTTCGCCGGCGGCGGGCTGGGCCGGATGCTGGTGCAGGGTGTCGCCCGGGACCTGACCAAACGCGGGATCAAAGCCATCGAGGCGTTCGGGGACGCCAAGTTCGGCGACGCGGACGACCCTGCCGGTGGTTGCGTCGCCCCGGTCGACTTCTTCCTCTCCGTGGGCTTCAAGACCGTACGTCCGCATCCGCGTTTTCCGCGGTTGCGCCTTGAGTTGCGTACGGCGCTGAGCTGGAAGTCCGACGTCGAGTACGCGCTGGAGAAGCTGCTCGGGTCGATGAGCCCGGAGACCCTGCTCCGGCCGGTCCGTCCCGCCCCGGCCACCCGCTCCACCAACGGCTGA
- a CDS encoding PLP-dependent aminotransferase family protein, which translates to MTGTTLDDYTDRYARRVRGMTASEIRALFAVASRPEVVSLAGGAPYIAALPLDAVGKMLGRLGSEHGVATLQYGIGQGTLELRERICEVMALSGIDAACGASPEDVVVTVGGQQALDLVARLFLDPGDVVLAEGPTYVGALGVFQAAQAQVVHVPMDADGLIPEALETAIADLARAGRRVKFLYTIPTYQNPTGVTLSEERRERVLDICERAGLLVVEDDPYGQLGFEGEAPAPLRARRRDGVFYLSTFSKTFAPGLRVGWILAPHAVRDKLVIASEAQILCPSGFAQAAVSTYLGTMPWRQQLKVYREVYRERRDALLDAMADLMPEGTNWTTPAGGLFVWATLPDGLDSKAMMPRAVAARVAYVPGTGFYADGTGTGAMRLNFSFPPPERIREGVRRLAGVMEQEIAMRRVFGAVRGAAGRRGQAGSDVPGPDLA; encoded by the coding sequence ATGACCGGCACGACACTCGACGACTACACCGACCGGTACGCCCGGCGGGTCCGCGGGATGACCGCCTCCGAGATCCGAGCATTGTTCGCGGTGGCCAGTCGTCCCGAGGTCGTCTCGCTCGCCGGCGGCGCACCGTACATCGCCGCGCTGCCTCTCGACGCGGTCGGCAAGATGCTCGGCCGGCTCGGCTCCGAGCACGGCGTGGCCACCCTCCAGTACGGCATCGGTCAGGGCACCCTCGAACTGCGCGAACGCATCTGCGAGGTGATGGCGCTCTCCGGCATCGACGCCGCCTGCGGCGCCTCACCGGAGGACGTGGTGGTCACCGTCGGCGGGCAGCAGGCGCTCGACCTGGTCGCCCGGCTCTTCCTCGACCCGGGCGACGTGGTGCTCGCCGAGGGCCCGACGTACGTCGGCGCGCTCGGTGTCTTCCAGGCCGCCCAGGCGCAGGTGGTGCACGTCCCGATGGACGCCGACGGGCTGATCCCGGAGGCGCTGGAGACGGCCATCGCCGACCTGGCCCGCGCGGGCCGACGGGTCAAGTTCCTCTACACCATCCCCACCTACCAGAACCCGACCGGCGTGACGCTCAGCGAGGAGCGCCGCGAGCGGGTGCTCGACATCTGCGAGCGCGCCGGCCTGCTCGTCGTGGAGGACGACCCGTATGGTCAGCTGGGTTTCGAGGGTGAGGCGCCAGCCCCCCTGCGGGCCCGCCGCCGCGATGGCGTCTTCTACCTCAGCACCTTCTCCAAGACCTTCGCCCCCGGGCTGCGGGTCGGTTGGATCCTGGCGCCGCACGCGGTCCGCGACAAGCTGGTCATCGCCAGCGAGGCGCAGATCCTGTGCCCCAGTGGCTTCGCCCAGGCCGCCGTGTCCACCTACCTGGGCACCATGCCGTGGCGGCAGCAGCTCAAGGTCTACCGCGAGGTCTACCGGGAACGCCGGGACGCCCTGCTCGACGCGATGGCCGACCTGATGCCCGAGGGCACCAACTGGACCACGCCGGCCGGCGGTCTGTTCGTCTGGGCCACCCTGCCGGACGGGCTCGACTCGAAGGCGATGATGCCCCGCGCTGTCGCCGCCCGGGTCGCCTACGTCCCCGGCACCGGCTTCTACGCCGACGGCACCGGCACCGGCGCGATGCGCCTCAACTTCAGCTTCCCGCCGCCAGAGCGGATCCGCGAGGGCGTCCGGCGGCTGGCCGGCGTGATGGAACAGGAGATCGCCATGCGCCGGGTCTTCGGTGCCGTGCGCGGCGCCGCCGGCCGACGCGGGCAGGCCGGCTCCGACGTGCCAGGGCCCGACTTGGCATGA
- a CDS encoding D-alanine--D-alanine ligase family protein yields the protein MGTTAEHLLVTDSAVSADLHVVVLAGGLSYERDVSLRSGRRVLDALRAVGVEAELRDADVALLPALAADPPDAVVIALHGATGEDGSLRGVLDLCDIPYVGCDARASRVAWDKPSAKAVLREAGIPTPDWVALPHDRFSELGAVAVLDRIVDRLGVPLMVKPAQGGSGLGAAVVRDAAALPAAMVGCFAYDSTALVERYVPGIDVAVSVVDLGDGPRALPPVEIVPRNGVYDYAARYTAGRTTWHAPARLEPEVAATVADVALAAHTALGLRDLSRVDVIVDAAGQPHVLEVNVSPGMTETSLLPLAVQAAGLDFGRLLGTLVARAAARLTTH from the coding sequence ATGGGTACGACCGCCGAGCACCTCCTCGTGACCGATTCCGCCGTCTCGGCCGACCTGCACGTCGTGGTGCTCGCGGGTGGGCTCTCCTACGAACGCGACGTGTCGCTGCGCTCCGGTCGTCGGGTGCTCGACGCGCTGCGCGCCGTCGGGGTGGAGGCCGAGCTGCGGGACGCGGACGTGGCGCTCCTACCGGCGCTCGCGGCCGACCCGCCGGACGCGGTGGTGATCGCACTGCACGGCGCCACCGGTGAGGACGGCTCACTGCGCGGGGTGCTGGATCTGTGCGACATCCCGTACGTCGGCTGCGACGCTCGGGCCTCCCGGGTCGCCTGGGACAAGCCCTCCGCCAAGGCGGTGCTCCGCGAGGCCGGCATCCCCACCCCGGACTGGGTGGCGCTCCCGCACGATCGTTTCTCCGAGCTCGGCGCGGTCGCCGTCCTGGATCGCATCGTCGACCGTCTGGGCGTACCCCTGATGGTCAAGCCGGCGCAGGGCGGGTCCGGGCTGGGCGCAGCGGTCGTCCGGGACGCCGCCGCGCTGCCCGCCGCGATGGTCGGCTGCTTCGCGTACGACTCCACGGCGCTGGTGGAGCGGTACGTGCCGGGGATCGATGTGGCGGTCTCCGTCGTCGACCTCGGCGATGGCCCGCGGGCGCTGCCGCCGGTGGAGATCGTGCCGCGCAACGGCGTGTACGACTACGCCGCCCGCTACACCGCCGGACGGACCACCTGGCACGCCCCGGCCCGGCTGGAGCCGGAGGTGGCTGCCACGGTCGCCGATGTTGCCCTCGCCGCGCACACCGCGCTCGGTCTGCGGGACCTCTCGCGCGTCGACGTGATCGTGGACGCGGCTGGCCAGCCGCACGTCCTGGAGGTCAACGTCTCGCCGGGCATGACGGAGACGTCACTGCTGCCGCTCGCCGTGCAGGCGGCCGGGCTGGACTTCGGCCGACTCCTCGGCACCCTGGTCGCCCGAGCGGCGGCCCGTCTCACCACTCACTGA